One genomic window of Vibrio natriegens NBRC 15636 = ATCC 14048 = DSM 759 includes the following:
- the msrB gene encoding peptide-methionine (R)-S-oxide reductase MsrB, whose amino-acid sequence MKTLSKLIIGFSFGLPVLFLLLSTVSSADTMSKTNTSEKVEVATLAGGCFWCTESDLEQLTGVLDVVSGYSGGHVKNPTYKQVSSGKSGHIEVVEVKYDPSVVSYEQVLDYFFRHIDPTDDKGSFVDRGPQYRPAIFYHNAQQKQIAEDFMMEIDKAMIYPKPLKTELIKFEKFYPAETYHQDYYKKSRLKYKYYRYASGRDQYLDDVFGDDRKERPKTLRQLIEEKKLLSKVKAYNKPTQAKIKSTLTELQYYVTQEEGTEKPFDNEYWDNKKAGIYVDIVTGEPLFSSTDKYKSGTGWPSFTKPINPGYIVEKTDYKLLYPRTEVRSKFGDSHLGHVFEDGPKPTGLRYCMNSAAMKFVPVNKMAQQGYGDYLYLFK is encoded by the coding sequence ATGAAGACGTTATCTAAGTTAATAATCGGATTCTCTTTCGGGCTGCCAGTCTTGTTCCTACTACTCAGTACGGTAAGCAGCGCGGATACGATGAGCAAAACGAACACATCGGAAAAAGTAGAGGTTGCGACACTTGCGGGCGGCTGCTTTTGGTGTACAGAGTCAGATTTAGAGCAACTAACCGGTGTGTTGGACGTGGTTTCTGGTTATTCGGGTGGTCACGTTAAAAACCCAACCTACAAACAAGTGTCTTCGGGTAAGAGCGGGCACATTGAAGTGGTCGAGGTGAAATACGATCCAAGCGTGGTGAGCTACGAGCAAGTTCTGGACTACTTTTTCAGACACATCGATCCGACCGACGATAAAGGTTCGTTTGTTGATCGCGGTCCTCAATATCGCCCAGCGATTTTTTATCACAATGCGCAGCAAAAGCAGATTGCTGAAGACTTCATGATGGAAATCGACAAAGCGATGATTTACCCAAAACCGCTGAAAACTGAGTTAATCAAATTTGAGAAGTTTTATCCTGCCGAGACGTACCATCAGGACTATTACAAAAAGAGCAGGTTGAAATACAAGTACTACCGTTACGCTTCGGGACGAGATCAGTACCTGGATGACGTGTTCGGCGATGATCGTAAAGAACGTCCGAAAACCCTTCGCCAACTTATCGAAGAAAAAAAGCTGTTGTCGAAGGTCAAAGCTTACAACAAACCTACCCAAGCTAAAATCAAGTCTACACTGACGGAATTACAATATTACGTCACACAAGAAGAAGGGACAGAAAAGCCGTTTGATAACGAGTATTGGGATAACAAAAAAGCGGGTATTTACGTGGATATTGTCACAGGTGAACCGCTATTTTCTTCAACCGACAAATACAAGTCCGGCACCGGTTGGCCAAGCTTTACTAAACCAATCAATCCCGGATACATCGTGGAAAAAACCGATTACAAGCTGTTGTATCCGAGAACAGAGGTGCGCAGTAAATTCGGAGACTCACACCTTGGTCATGTGTTTGAGGACGGACCAAAACCAACCGGCCTGCGTTACTGCATGAACTCTGCTGCGATGAAATTTGTTCCTGTAAATAAAATGGCGCAGCAAGGTTACGGCGATTACTTGTATCTTTTCAAATAG
- a CDS encoding DUF2256 domain-containing protein translates to MKGFKAHLPTKTCPICKRPFSWRKKWQRNWAEVVYCSERCRRSKSSLTAS, encoded by the coding sequence ATGAAGGGGTTTAAAGCGCATTTACCGACGAAAACCTGCCCTATCTGTAAACGGCCGTTTTCCTGGCGCAAAAAATGGCAACGAAATTGGGCAGAAGTGGTTTATTGCTCAGAGCGCTGTCGCCGTAGTAAGTCCTCACTAACGGCGTCGTAG
- a CDS encoding SDR family oxidoreductase → MKILVAGGNGGIGWAIVQEIGRRFPTAEVHATYRRQKPDVHQSGVIWHQVDVSDESQIRSLSESVCEVDWVINCIGMLHIKDKGPEKNLSSLDAEFFLQSVAVNTLPTMLLARYFTPALKRSHSPKFASISAKVGSISDNQLGGWYSYRASKAALNMFLKTMSIEWRRTVKHGVVLALHPGTTDTPLSAPFQANVPSNKLFTPQRVASDLIRLIEKAAPQESGAFWAYDGESLPW, encoded by the coding sequence ATGAAAATTCTGGTTGCTGGTGGAAATGGTGGAATCGGGTGGGCGATAGTGCAAGAAATAGGAAGACGATTTCCGACTGCGGAGGTTCATGCTACCTATCGTCGACAAAAGCCAGACGTTCATCAAAGTGGAGTGATTTGGCATCAAGTAGATGTCAGCGATGAATCTCAAATAAGAAGCTTGAGTGAGTCTGTCTGCGAGGTCGATTGGGTGATTAACTGCATTGGCATGCTGCATATCAAGGACAAAGGGCCAGAAAAGAATTTGAGTTCTCTCGACGCCGAGTTTTTTCTTCAATCGGTCGCGGTTAATACCTTGCCAACTATGCTGTTGGCAAGGTATTTCACTCCTGCCTTAAAACGCAGCCACTCGCCAAAATTTGCTTCAATATCGGCAAAGGTTGGCAGCATCAGTGACAATCAACTTGGCGGCTGGTACAGCTACCGAGCTTCCAAGGCCGCGCTCAATATGTTTCTTAAAACCATGTCGATTGAGTGGCGTCGCACGGTAAAGCATGGCGTGGTTTTAGCGCTTCACCCCGGTACGACGGATACGCCTCTATCTGCACCTTTTCAGGCGAATGTGCCTTCAAATAAGCTTTTTACTCCACAGCGAGTCGCGTCTGATTTGATTCGGTTGATAGAAAAAGCAGCCCCGCAAGAGAGCGGGGCGTTTTGGGCGTATGATGGGGAGAGTTTACCTTGGTAA
- a CDS encoding cryptochrome/photolyase family protein, translating into MRYETVRLILGDQLNSEHSWFQQVDDNVLFLIAELKQENTYVTHHIQKVCAFFSAMAQFAKEKQSEGHHVLYLTLDDTQPFENLEQLLKHYVKEVGAIKFEYQRPDEYRLLEQLANVKLEGVVTRFVDTEHFLLPFEEIEPQFPKGKHVTMEHFYRRMRKRFNILMQDGKPWGGKWNYDANNRNKLKAKDIEQLPNPLMFSLNVDEIIARLKRHDIQTIGKLDATLLWPVNRTQSLSLLAHFCQVCLPLFGRFQDAMTGEHDAKWSLYHSRLSFSMNSKLLHPKEVIDAALRAFEANPNIDISQVEGFIRQVLGWREYIRAIYWANMPQYPQKNELGASRQLPGYFWSGETKMACMRNAIGQSLDYAYAHHIQRLMITGNFCLLTEIDPDQVDEWYLGIYVDAIEWVEMPNTRGMALFADGGIVGTKPYAASGSYINKMSDYCKNCHYNNKARSGEGSCPFNSLYWRFMHKHEKRLASNPRIGMIFRSWDNMEESQRQAILDTAEQYISDLENL; encoded by the coding sequence ATGCGATATGAGACAGTTAGACTGATACTGGGTGATCAGCTCAATAGTGAGCATTCATGGTTTCAGCAAGTGGATGACAACGTACTTTTTCTGATAGCTGAACTGAAGCAGGAAAATACTTATGTGACGCATCATATACAAAAAGTATGTGCATTTTTCTCTGCGATGGCGCAGTTTGCGAAAGAAAAACAGAGTGAAGGCCATCATGTATTGTATTTGACTTTAGATGACACCCAGCCTTTTGAGAACCTAGAGCAATTGTTAAAGCACTACGTTAAAGAAGTGGGTGCGATTAAGTTTGAGTATCAAAGACCGGATGAATACCGGCTATTGGAACAGTTAGCGAATGTAAAACTAGAAGGCGTGGTTACGCGTTTTGTCGATACTGAGCACTTTTTACTGCCATTTGAGGAAATAGAGCCGCAGTTTCCGAAAGGGAAGCACGTCACGATGGAACACTTTTATCGCCGCATGCGTAAGCGTTTCAATATTTTGATGCAAGACGGCAAACCTTGGGGTGGAAAGTGGAATTACGACGCCAACAATCGCAATAAACTCAAAGCAAAAGACATCGAACAACTGCCTAATCCGCTGATGTTCAGCTTAAATGTGGATGAGATTATTGCGCGCTTAAAACGACACGATATCCAGACGATAGGCAAACTCGACGCAACTCTGTTGTGGCCAGTTAACCGTACTCAGAGCTTATCTCTTCTGGCGCATTTCTGTCAGGTCTGCCTCCCTTTGTTTGGACGGTTTCAGGACGCCATGACGGGCGAGCATGATGCGAAGTGGAGCCTTTACCACAGTCGATTGTCTTTTTCGATGAACAGTAAATTACTGCATCCGAAGGAAGTGATTGATGCTGCGCTTCGTGCCTTTGAGGCGAACCCCAATATCGATATTTCTCAGGTCGAAGGCTTTATTCGTCAAGTTTTAGGCTGGCGAGAGTACATACGCGCCATTTATTGGGCGAATATGCCACAGTATCCGCAGAAAAATGAGCTTGGGGCGTCACGCCAACTGCCCGGCTACTTTTGGAGTGGTGAAACGAAAATGGCTTGTATGCGTAATGCGATTGGACAGTCACTTGATTACGCCTACGCACACCACATCCAGCGTTTGATGATCACGGGTAATTTTTGTTTGCTGACAGAGATAGATCCAGACCAAGTGGATGAATGGTACCTTGGTATATACGTCGATGCGATTGAATGGGTGGAAATGCCCAACACCCGGGGGATGGCCTTGTTCGCCGATGGTGGCATTGTTGGCACTAAGCCCTACGCCGCCAGTGGCTCCTACATTAATAAAATGAGTGACTATTGCAAAAACTGCCATTACAACAACAAAGCTCGCAGCGGAGAAGGCTCATGCCCATTTAACAGTTTGTACTGGCGCTTTATGCACAAACACGAGAAGCGCTTAGCCAGCAATCCGCGAATCGGGATGATTTTCCGTTCGTGGGACAATATGGAAGAGTCGCAACGTCAAGCCATTCTGGATACTGCTGAGCAATACATATCAGACTTGGAGAACTTGTAA
- a CDS encoding GGDEF domain-containing protein: protein MTDEFKKSTANLKKAVPLMIKNYVAATPANYALWYTYVDNAIPDLNLEMDTVLKSYDVCPPAATKNLYKRYVANKAETSLDDLRNNIEVLLNEISSSMDDTISDTSTFSDMVDKSVNKLEKVQDNNVSIEEVMNAVHQFVEDAHEIRHSTKFLNSQLTNASEEISRLKTQLAEVQKDALFDGLSNLYNRRAFDSDLAALVDANQSMSLIMLDIDHFKEFNDCYGHLFGDSVLKSIARRLQQSCRDGSCAYRFGGEEFALIVPNKSLRIARQYADTLRRMIEKLRVKDKRTGTQVHSITASFGVAEFEPGETAESLVSKADKQLYDAKMLGRNRVMPI, encoded by the coding sequence ATGACTGACGAGTTTAAGAAATCAACCGCTAACTTAAAAAAAGCGGTGCCACTAATGATCAAAAACTACGTAGCAGCAACTCCAGCTAACTACGCGCTTTGGTATACCTACGTGGATAACGCCATTCCAGATCTCAATCTAGAGATGGATACGGTGTTAAAAAGCTACGATGTTTGTCCGCCAGCTGCCACGAAGAATCTCTATAAGCGTTATGTGGCAAATAAAGCGGAAACCAGTCTTGACGATCTAAGAAACAATATAGAAGTGTTGTTGAACGAAATATCAAGTTCAATGGATGATACGATTTCAGATACCTCCACATTTTCAGACATGGTAGACAAGAGCGTCAACAAGCTAGAAAAAGTTCAAGATAACAATGTGAGCATTGAGGAAGTCATGAACGCCGTCCATCAGTTCGTAGAGGATGCGCATGAGATTCGTCATTCAACTAAGTTTTTAAATAGTCAGCTCACCAACGCCAGTGAAGAGATTTCTCGCCTCAAAACCCAACTGGCAGAAGTACAGAAAGACGCCTTATTTGATGGGCTATCCAACCTCTACAACCGTCGCGCTTTTGATTCAGATCTCGCCGCGTTAGTCGATGCAAATCAGTCGATGAGTCTGATAATGCTTGATATCGACCATTTCAAAGAATTTAACGATTGTTATGGCCACCTTTTCGGTGACAGCGTTCTTAAATCGATTGCTCGACGACTGCAACAGAGCTGTCGTGATGGAAGTTGTGCTTATCGTTTTGGCGGTGAAGAGTTTGCGTTAATTGTACCGAACAAATCGCTGCGTATTGCACGTCAATATGCTGATACGCTGCGCCGTATGATTGAAAAACTACGAGTAAAAGATAAACGCACGGGCACTCAGGTTCACAGCATAACAGCGTCGTTTGGTGTGGCAGAATTTGAACCCGGAGAGACAGCGGAATCTCTGGTTTCCAAAGCAGATAAGCAACTTTATGATGCCAAGATGTTAGGTCGAAATCGAGTCATGCCTATCTAG
- a CDS encoding malate synthase, whose product MNMLNFDNKEMQQQQRPFIAEAVFAVEAVSAEQQSEKQVKAKQLLDRMFPLENGSHQDVSSYVIDYRHVLAYFKDGSHSGLASPKHFVAYTGEKEDPKSILLKDESGNHVEVMFGCHKGTGCVELMDIDDIQLETRITFNPELTGNAPTAMRHWISLVKGDKKGKPMACSEDKEYTAKNGEDYVLSYCYNVD is encoded by the coding sequence ATGAATATGCTGAACTTCGATAATAAAGAAATGCAACAACAACAACGCCCATTTATCGCTGAAGCTGTATTTGCCGTCGAAGCGGTAAGTGCTGAGCAACAGAGCGAAAAACAAGTAAAAGCTAAGCAACTACTAGACCGTATGTTCCCTTTGGAGAACGGGTCACACCAAGACGTATCAAGCTACGTAATTGATTACCGTCATGTACTAGCTTACTTCAAAGACGGCTCTCACAGCGGTCTGGCAAGTCCGAAACATTTTGTGGCGTACACTGGTGAGAAAGAAGATCCTAAATCGATTTTGCTTAAAGATGAGTCAGGTAACCATGTTGAAGTAATGTTCGGTTGTCACAAAGGTACGGGATGTGTTGAACTGATGGACATTGATGACATTCAGTTAGAAACCCGCATCACGTTTAACCCTGAACTGACTGGTAATGCGCCAACGGCAATGCGTCACTGGATTAGCCTGGTTAAAGGTGACAAGAAAGGTAAGCCGATGGCTTGCAGTGAAGACAAAGAATACACGGCTAAAAATGGTGAAGATTACGTTCTGAGCTACTGCTACAACGTAGACTAA
- a CDS encoding DUF3612 domain-containing protein, whose product MSVSKSLIRQSHFLGTKIRNLRKNNHLTMEDLSARCVRINPEYAPSVSYLSMIERGKRVPSIDMLEVIAEVFQKDPAWFLDDEPELEAITPNKGNRGGISGMALEPSFLFSNDILQIAIPEMLSQTGITGRQFAHLLIRAHQENHQNHFPDLERAAEEVGLKRLNLSVEDLIDIAKSMGLDIRWVDRAPQDVIDELGVSAKQLITSFMEAPGTIYLNKRMRDYPTRLKYDLAVYIGHRVLHSSDAMNNVLTIGHQNNWEQMDSPMSNSELNSQDILQAWRDFESSFFAGALLCPKVPFRQLLDRSGYEIDVHKKAGVSPSVAMRRMTVVSPYPHWHYFDAYGPGKLKAVYRGNGIPLPWGNMRKVNDPCQHWAVFRRLAQPLDTSSAQISILNVGDEPRIYCCESVNVFDPAGNNRVLCAGIDLNPAITAQGGDAVSIAEELKSLCVASGGSSVIPTHIKKDLTTIAKILNINWIERGIQTQARLICSRGAVCPRQPSCYSKCGEADQTGDEVNILNL is encoded by the coding sequence ATGTCTGTGTCAAAAAGCTTAATTCGTCAGTCTCATTTTCTCGGAACGAAAATACGTAACCTGAGAAAAAACAACCATTTAACCATGGAAGATTTGTCTGCTCGCTGTGTAAGGATCAATCCAGAGTACGCGCCTTCGGTTTCTTACCTTTCTATGATTGAACGTGGAAAACGTGTCCCGAGCATCGATATGCTGGAAGTGATCGCGGAAGTTTTCCAAAAAGATCCCGCTTGGTTTTTAGATGATGAACCGGAACTCGAAGCTATTACCCCGAATAAAGGTAACCGTGGTGGTATTAGTGGCATGGCGCTGGAGCCAAGTTTCCTGTTTTCTAATGATATTCTTCAGATTGCGATTCCTGAAATGCTCTCCCAAACAGGAATTACAGGACGCCAGTTTGCTCACTTACTGATTCGAGCTCACCAAGAGAATCATCAGAACCACTTTCCTGATCTAGAGCGAGCGGCTGAAGAAGTCGGTCTTAAACGCTTGAACCTTTCGGTCGAAGACTTGATCGATATTGCCAAGAGCATGGGGCTCGACATCCGATGGGTAGACCGAGCACCTCAAGATGTGATCGATGAGCTTGGCGTGAGTGCTAAACAGTTGATCACCTCGTTTATGGAAGCGCCAGGGACGATTTATCTCAACAAGCGAATGCGCGATTACCCGACCAGACTGAAATATGATCTGGCGGTCTACATTGGTCACCGAGTTCTGCACAGTAGTGATGCGATGAACAACGTACTCACCATTGGGCATCAGAACAACTGGGAGCAAATGGACAGCCCAATGTCCAACTCGGAACTGAATTCACAAGATATTCTGCAGGCTTGGCGTGATTTTGAATCGAGCTTCTTTGCGGGTGCGCTGCTGTGCCCTAAAGTACCGTTTCGTCAATTGCTCGACCGCTCTGGATACGAAATCGACGTACACAAAAAAGCCGGGGTTTCTCCTTCTGTGGCCATGCGCCGAATGACGGTGGTTTCACCTTACCCGCATTGGCATTATTTTGATGCCTACGGCCCAGGAAAGCTCAAAGCGGTATATCGAGGGAATGGTATTCCTTTACCGTGGGGCAACATGCGCAAAGTAAACGATCCTTGCCAACATTGGGCGGTGTTCCGCCGTTTAGCGCAGCCACTGGATACCAGCTCGGCTCAAATCTCGATTCTTAATGTCGGTGATGAACCACGCATTTACTGCTGTGAGTCAGTCAATGTATTTGATCCGGCAGGGAACAACCGCGTGTTATGCGCTGGTATCGATTTAAATCCAGCGATCACTGCGCAAGGTGGCGATGCCGTTTCTATCGCAGAAGAGTTGAAGTCCCTGTGTGTGGCGTCAGGTGGCAGTAGTGTTATTCCGACACACATCAAAAAGGATTTAACGACCATCGCCAAAATTTTAAATATTAACTGGATAGAGCGTGGAATACAGACTCAGGCAAGACTGATCTGCTCGAGAGGTGCGGTTTGTCCAAGACAGCCAAGTTGTTACAGCAAGTGTGGTGAAGCAGATCAAACAGGAGATGAGGTGAACATTCTCAACCTCTAG
- a CDS encoding diguanylate cyclase yields MRHFPKKQYYFALFFLIFFVLFVGVVELLHQNQKEHNREQLLAEAKDQLSILRSNLEAGLMADIYQASTLGTLVTLLPESGARELGIAAERILNKSKNIDAIGIAKNDVINHMFPLKGNESALGLDYRTVPEQWAQVKKAREIQEIFIAGPVTLVQGGRGLIVRVPVFRDPPTNSDYWGVISAVIDFDSLLKETGILEFSHRYPLTIRGYDSSGASGDIFFGVPNLSKTRYATETVYFPFGSWSLSVFSSDTLEQQLPWYEFHVVRILGYSALLALSVTFIVIYRLYIIADTRALHDELTKLPNRRYFMQSYKQQFELAKRYKKRYHFALVNIDLDHFKHINDTHGHDAGDTVLRETAERIKGSLRRSDMVARMGGDEFLVVVYNPKSEQSLLALLQKIESAICTAPVIYGQEFIKLHVSMGYAMFEPGMTSPEQMLKIADERMYQHKHGKHQAAKAKLG; encoded by the coding sequence ATGCGCCACTTTCCCAAGAAACAGTATTACTTTGCCTTATTCTTCCTGATTTTTTTCGTTTTGTTTGTCGGAGTTGTTGAACTATTACATCAAAACCAAAAAGAACATAACCGAGAGCAATTACTCGCTGAAGCCAAAGATCAACTTTCTATCCTCCGATCCAACCTGGAGGCAGGCCTTATGGCCGACATTTACCAAGCCAGCACTTTAGGTACGTTAGTGACATTGCTACCTGAAAGTGGTGCGCGCGAGTTAGGTATTGCCGCAGAACGTATTCTGAATAAAAGTAAGAATATTGATGCCATCGGTATCGCAAAAAATGACGTTATAAATCATATGTTCCCACTCAAAGGTAATGAGAGTGCGCTCGGGCTGGATTATAGAACAGTTCCGGAGCAATGGGCGCAAGTGAAAAAAGCCAGAGAGATTCAAGAGATATTCATCGCGGGGCCCGTTACGCTGGTGCAGGGTGGGCGAGGGTTGATTGTTCGAGTTCCTGTATTTCGAGATCCGCCAACAAATAGTGATTATTGGGGCGTTATCAGCGCGGTTATCGATTTTGATAGTTTGCTGAAAGAAACAGGCATTCTCGAGTTTTCTCATCGTTATCCTTTGACGATAAGAGGCTATGACAGTAGTGGTGCATCTGGCGATATCTTTTTTGGGGTGCCGAATTTATCAAAGACAAGGTACGCGACAGAGACGGTTTACTTCCCTTTTGGAAGCTGGAGTTTATCCGTATTCTCAAGTGATACATTGGAACAGCAACTGCCGTGGTACGAATTCCATGTGGTTAGAATTCTTGGCTATTCGGCTTTGTTGGCTTTGAGCGTTACGTTTATTGTTATTTATCGTCTGTATATCATCGCCGACACTCGTGCCTTACATGATGAGCTGACAAAATTGCCAAATCGTCGTTATTTCATGCAGTCCTATAAGCAGCAGTTTGAGCTCGCTAAGCGCTATAAAAAACGATACCACTTTGCTTTGGTGAACATCGACCTCGACCACTTCAAGCACATCAATGACACGCATGGTCATGATGCTGGCGATACCGTTTTACGAGAGACAGCGGAACGCATTAAAGGCAGTTTACGTCGTTCTGATATGGTTGCTCGCATGGGGGGAGATGAATTTTTAGTTGTCGTTTATAACCCAAAATCAGAGCAGAGCTTGTTGGCTTTACTACAGAAAATCGAATCAGCGATTTGCACGGCTCCGGTCATTTACGGGCAGGAATTCATTAAACTGCATGTGAGTATGGGTTACGCGATGTTTGAACCTGGAATGACCTCGCCAGAACAAATGTTGAAAATTGCCGACGAAAGAATGTATCAACACAAGCATGGTAAGCATCAAGCGGCTAAAGCTAAATTAGGCTAA
- a CDS encoding alpha-ketoglutarate-dependent dioxygenase AlkB family protein, protein MQQDDLFSSSFWQEVQQGKLYYHPNFLEAAEADNFFAILRKTLPWQQERINIFGKSVLQPRLQAWHGDAAYTYSGLTMTPYPWTPELLTLKARCEAIAEVTFNSVLANLYRDGQDSMGWHQDNEPELGRNPVIASLNLGDSRRFLLRNLHCKTQIEYDLSHGALLIMTGELQHHWRHCVPKTSKPKGERINLTFRHIL, encoded by the coding sequence ATGCAACAAGATGACTTATTTAGCAGCTCATTCTGGCAAGAAGTGCAGCAAGGTAAACTCTATTATCATCCAAATTTTCTTGAAGCTGCCGAGGCCGACAACTTTTTTGCTATCCTCAGGAAAACATTACCATGGCAGCAAGAACGAATTAACATCTTTGGCAAGTCAGTCCTGCAACCTCGGCTGCAAGCTTGGCATGGCGACGCCGCTTACACCTATTCAGGGCTGACAATGACCCCTTATCCGTGGACACCCGAACTGCTTACTCTCAAAGCGCGTTGTGAAGCCATCGCTGAAGTAACTTTCAACTCGGTATTGGCCAATTTATACCGCGATGGTCAGGATTCTATGGGTTGGCATCAAGATAACGAGCCCGAGCTAGGCCGAAATCCGGTGATCGCTTCGCTAAATTTAGGTGACAGTCGACGATTTTTGCTAAGGAATTTACATTGTAAAACCCAGATTGAATACGATCTTTCTCATGGTGCTTTATTGATCATGACCGGAGAGCTTCAACACCACTGGCGCCACTGCGTTCCCAAAACCTCAAAGCCCAAAGGTGAGCGCATCAACCTGACTTTTCGACATATTTTGTAG
- a CDS encoding DUF3541 domain-containing protein, whose translation MRIKPISLAFLLSCSLIFQTQANEVESPPLSYAQSAQVIRDTYERELFTLPPFKEGHFGLRMYRQTQDPKYLPAVWTDMAQVASRLNKLSSEVIQPEEIILYASQRLTSYQNKDDERGQLRYTVTKHHPEYLYLGIDLLGAMARADEYGLKHKNDTTLREVLRRYDFTRYATDQEMIEAWAAQLANQVYWLKQLGEQDVVEAFTQAFQATYPDEKDKKLSTQQYANKIYGMTHIIFADSQYYQKQVSEQQHQWIFDYLRKNIDTILLRCKEDVIAEVGISFLLAGLTHDPVVEKTRNAIRAALDKEQGLIPSVEGSFDLKFGEHRNVLAIMLLDWKGVSQGPSYQSFPKSFQSIPYGLVPKEQK comes from the coding sequence ATGCGTATCAAGCCTATTAGTTTAGCGTTTTTACTATCATGCTCTCTCATTTTTCAAACTCAAGCCAACGAGGTTGAATCTCCTCCCTTAAGCTACGCTCAATCAGCGCAAGTAATTCGGGATACTTATGAACGGGAACTTTTCACTCTTCCTCCATTTAAAGAGGGGCATTTTGGTCTGCGTATGTACAGACAGACGCAGGACCCAAAATACCTACCCGCTGTTTGGACAGATATGGCGCAAGTCGCGAGCCGGTTAAATAAACTGTCCTCCGAAGTCATCCAGCCCGAAGAGATCATTTTGTATGCGTCACAACGATTGACAAGCTATCAAAATAAAGACGATGAGCGAGGCCAGCTGCGGTATACGGTGACAAAGCACCACCCAGAGTACTTATACCTTGGCATTGATTTGCTCGGCGCAATGGCAAGAGCAGACGAATACGGTTTGAAACACAAAAACGATACCACTCTCAGAGAAGTGTTGCGCAGGTATGATTTTACTCGATACGCCACTGACCAAGAGATGATCGAAGCTTGGGCGGCGCAGCTAGCCAATCAAGTGTATTGGCTAAAACAGCTCGGAGAGCAAGATGTGGTTGAAGCGTTTACACAAGCGTTTCAAGCAACCTATCCCGACGAAAAAGATAAGAAGCTATCGACTCAACAGTATGCGAACAAAATTTACGGCATGACGCACATTATTTTTGCCGATTCTCAGTACTACCAAAAACAAGTAAGTGAACAACAGCATCAGTGGATTTTCGACTACTTGCGCAAAAACATCGATACCATACTGCTTCGATGCAAAGAAGATGTCATTGCGGAAGTTGGCATTTCTTTCCTTCTAGCAGGGCTAACGCATGACCCTGTGGTAGAAAAGACACGAAATGCGATACGAGCAGCTCTGGATAAAGAGCAAGGGTTGATCCCGTCTGTCGAAGGGAGTTTTGATCTTAAATTTGGTGAGCATCGAAACGTGTTAGCCATCATGCTGCTGGACTGGAAAGGCGTGAGCCAAGGGCCGAGTTACCAATCATTTCCCAAATCGTTTCAATCGATACCCTATGGTTTGGTACCGAAAGAGCAAAAATAA